In Pseudomonas sp. MTM4, one genomic interval encodes:
- the icd gene encoding NADP-dependent isocitrate dehydrogenase, with the protein MGYQKIQVPANGDKITVNADNTLNVPDNPIIPYIEGDGIGVDISPVMIKVVDAAVEKAYGGKRKIAWMEIYAGEKATQVYDQDTWLPKETLEVVRDYVVSIKGPLTTPVGGGIRSLNVALRQELDLYVCQRPVRWFTGVPSPVKKPADVDMVIFRENSEDIYAGVEWKAGSAEAEKVIKFLTEEMGVKKIRFTENCGIGIKPVSLEGTKRLVRKALQYAVDNDRSSVTFVHKGNIMKFTEGAFKEWGYEVARDEFGAELLDGGPWMQFKNPTTGKNIVVKDAIADAMLQQILLRPAEYDVIATLNLNGDYLSDALAAEVGGIGIAPGANLSDTVAMFEATHGTAPKYAGQDKVNPGSLILSAEMMLRHMGWVEAADLIIKSTERAIAAKTVTYDFERLMDGAKLMSCSEFGDAMISHM; encoded by the coding sequence ATGGGATACCAAAAGATCCAGGTGCCTGCCAACGGTGACAAAATCACCGTCAATGCCGATAACACCCTGAACGTTCCCGACAATCCGATCATTCCCTATATCGAGGGTGACGGGATTGGCGTTGATATCAGTCCGGTGATGATCAAGGTGGTCGACGCGGCTGTAGAGAAAGCCTATGGCGGCAAGCGCAAGATCGCTTGGATGGAAATCTATGCTGGCGAAAAAGCGACTCAGGTCTACGACCAGGACACCTGGCTGCCGAAGGAGACGCTAGAGGTCGTTCGCGACTACGTGGTGTCCATCAAGGGACCGCTGACCACGCCGGTTGGTGGTGGTATCCGTTCTCTCAACGTCGCGCTGCGCCAGGAGTTGGATCTGTACGTTTGCCAGCGTCCGGTTCGCTGGTTTACCGGAGTACCGAGCCCGGTCAAGAAGCCGGCCGATGTCGACATGGTCATCTTTCGCGAGAACTCCGAGGACATCTACGCCGGTGTCGAGTGGAAGGCGGGCTCTGCGGAGGCGGAGAAGGTCATCAAGTTCCTCACTGAGGAAATGGGCGTCAAGAAGATTCGCTTCACCGAAAACTGCGGCATCGGCATCAAACCGGTTTCGCTGGAAGGCACCAAGCGACTGGTGCGCAAGGCGCTGCAATACGCGGTAGACAATGATCGCAGTTCGGTAACCTTCGTGCATAAAGGCAACATCATGAAGTTCACCGAAGGTGCCTTCAAAGAGTGGGGCTACGAAGTCGCGCGCGATGAATTCGGTGCCGAGTTGCTGGATGGTGGGCCCTGGATGCAATTCAAGAACCCGACCACTGGCAAGAACATCGTCGTCAAGGACGCCATTGCCGACGCCATGCTTCAACAGATTCTGCTGCGTCCGGCCGAGTACGATGTCATCGCCACGCTTAACCTCAATGGCGACTATCTGTCAGACGCGCTGGCGGCGGAAGTAGGCGGTATCGGTATCGCCCCGGGCGCTAACCTATCCGACACCGTCGCCATGTTCGAAGCGACCCACGGCACCGCACCGAAGTATGCTGGTCAGGATAAGGTCAACCCCGGCTCACTGATTCTCTCCGCCGAGATGATGCTGCGCCACATGGGTTGGGTGGAAGCGGCAGATTTGATCATCAAATCGACCGAGCGCGCGATCGCTGCGAAGACGGTGACCTATGACTTCGAGCGTCTGATGGACGGCGCGAAACTGATGTCCTGCTCGGAATTTGGCGATGCCATGATCTCGCATATGTAA
- the cspD gene encoding cold shock domain-containing protein CspD, producing MLSGKVKWFNNAKGYGFIVADGGDEDLFAHYSAIQMEGYRTLKAGQAVMFDILQGPKGLHATNIRSLQTTVDVAAPVLQSATVDA from the coding sequence ATGCTAAGCGGTAAGGTCAAGTGGTTCAACAACGCCAAAGGCTATGGATTCATCGTAGCAGACGGCGGCGATGAGGACCTGTTCGCCCACTACTCGGCCATCCAAATGGAAGGGTACAGAACTCTAAAAGCTGGGCAAGCGGTCATGTTCGATATTCTGCAAGGTCCCAAGGGCCTGCATGCAACCAACATCAGGTCGCTGCAGACCACTGTGGATGTAGCGGCACCTGTTTTACAGAGCGCAACCGTAGACGCCTGA
- the hflD gene encoding high frequency lysogenization protein HflD — protein sequence MTPLQEQLVALGAVFEAAALVDRIARTGQVPNAALGSMLGSLLVREDKPAREIYGGDDLNLRDGYRALVGALERDTSSLQREPLRYALAMIGLERQLDKRSDLLQVIGSRLDQIQQQADHFGLTHENVIASFGGLYQDTLSTFRQRIQVQGDMRHLQQTDNAAKIRALLLAGIRSARLWRQLGGHRWQMVFSRRKLLDALYPMLRSE from the coding sequence ATGACGCCCCTGCAGGAACAGCTGGTCGCGCTCGGTGCGGTATTCGAAGCTGCTGCACTGGTCGATCGGATCGCCCGCACCGGTCAGGTCCCGAACGCCGCGCTTGGCAGCATGCTAGGCAGCCTGCTCGTTCGGGAGGACAAGCCGGCACGGGAAATCTATGGCGGCGACGACCTCAATCTACGCGATGGTTATCGAGCACTCGTCGGTGCGCTGGAGCGCGACACCAGCAGCCTGCAGCGCGAGCCATTGCGCTATGCCTTGGCCATGATTGGCCTTGAGCGTCAGCTGGATAAACGCAGCGACTTGCTACAGGTCATAGGAAGTCGCCTCGATCAGATACAACAGCAGGCCGACCATTTCGGGCTGACTCACGAAAATGTGATCGCCTCCTTCGGCGGTCTTTATCAGGACACGCTCAGCACATTCCGGCAGCGCATCCAGGTGCAAGGCGACATGCGTCACCTTCAGCAAACCGACAATGCCGCCAAGATCCGCGCGCTTCTTCTGGCCGGAATTCGTTCCGCGCGGCTGTGGCGCCAGCTCGGTGGACATCGTTGGCAAATGGTGTTCAGCCGCCGCAAACTCCTTGATGCACTGTACCCCATGCTCCGGTCGGAATAA
- a CDS encoding NADP-dependent isocitrate dehydrogenase: MSTRSKIIYTFTDEAPALATYSLLPIVEAFAASADISVETRDISLAGRILAAFADQLDADKRIDDDLAKLAVLATQPEANIIKLPNISASVPQLRNAIAELQAQGYNVPNLPEDPQTDEEQEVRARYSKVLGSAVNPVLREGNSDRRAPAAVKAFARKHPHSMGKWSMASQSHADYMRGGDFFSSEQSVTMAKAGDVRIEFVGKDGKVEVKKLLTLEEGEVLDSMFMSCKKLREFFEKTLQDCKETGVMWSLHVKATMMKISHPIVFGHAVSVYYKEAFDKYADLFKELGVNPNNGLSSVHDKIKSLPVSQQEEILDDIHACYSRRPEMAMVDSVKGITNLHIPSDVIVDASMPAMIRSSGQMWGKDGTLKDTKAVMPESTYARIYQEMINFCKTNGAFDPTTMGTVPNVGLMAQKAEEYGSHDKTFEMIADGTMRVVLNDGTVLMQHEVEEGDIWRACQTKDAPIRDWVKLAVTRARLSNTPAIFWLDPERAHDRELQKKVETYLQDHDLTGLDIRMMGYNEAIRVSMERLVRGQDTISVTGNVLRDYLTDLFPIMELGTSAKMLSIVPLMAGGGMYETGAGGSAPKHVQQLIEENHLRWDSLGEFLALAVSLEETGIKTDNAKAKLLGKTLDAATGKLLDNNKSPSRRTGELDNRGSHFYLALYWAQELAAQTEDMELQTHFAPLAKQLNENEAAIVAELAEVQGKPVNIGGYYRSNPELTSQVMRPSATFNAALAAMV, from the coding sequence ATGTCCACCCGCTCGAAGATCATTTACACCTTCACCGACGAAGCCCCGGCGCTGGCCACTTACTCGCTTCTGCCTATTGTAGAAGCCTTTGCAGCTTCCGCTGACATCTCCGTCGAAACACGTGACATCTCTCTTGCAGGGCGCATTCTTGCGGCCTTCGCGGATCAACTGGACGCGGATAAGCGGATCGATGACGACCTCGCCAAGTTGGCCGTTCTGGCGACTCAGCCAGAAGCCAACATCATCAAACTGCCGAACATCAGCGCATCGGTGCCGCAACTGCGCAACGCCATCGCCGAGCTCCAGGCTCAGGGCTACAACGTCCCGAACCTCCCGGAAGACCCGCAGACCGACGAAGAGCAAGAGGTACGCGCACGCTACAGCAAAGTGCTTGGCAGTGCGGTGAATCCGGTACTACGCGAAGGCAACTCCGACCGCCGCGCGCCCGCCGCGGTCAAGGCGTTCGCTCGCAAGCACCCGCATTCGATGGGCAAGTGGAGCATGGCGTCGCAATCCCACGCGGACTACATGCGCGGCGGCGACTTTTTCTCCAGCGAGCAATCCGTCACCATGGCTAAGGCCGGTGACGTGCGCATCGAGTTCGTCGGCAAAGACGGTAAGGTTGAGGTCAAGAAGCTGCTCACGCTCGAAGAGGGCGAAGTCCTCGACAGCATGTTCATGAGCTGCAAGAAGCTGCGCGAGTTCTTCGAGAAGACGCTGCAGGATTGCAAAGAAACCGGAGTCATGTGGTCGCTGCACGTGAAGGCAACCATGATGAAGATTTCCCATCCGATCGTTTTCGGTCACGCCGTCAGTGTCTACTACAAGGAAGCGTTCGATAAATACGCTGACCTGTTCAAGGAGCTGGGCGTCAATCCGAACAACGGTTTGAGCAGCGTCCATGACAAGATCAAGAGCCTACCGGTCTCGCAGCAAGAAGAGATCCTGGACGATATCCACGCCTGCTATAGCCGCCGCCCGGAAATGGCGATGGTGGACTCGGTCAAGGGCATCACCAACCTGCACATCCCGAGCGACGTGATCGTCGACGCCTCGATGCCAGCGATGATCCGCAGCTCCGGACAGATGTGGGGCAAGGACGGCACGCTGAAAGACACCAAGGCGGTGATGCCGGAAAGCACTTACGCCCGTATTTATCAGGAAATGATCAACTTCTGTAAAACCAATGGTGCATTCGATCCGACCACCATGGGCACGGTGCCCAACGTCGGCCTGATGGCACAGAAAGCGGAAGAGTACGGCTCGCACGACAAAACCTTCGAAATGATCGCCGACGGCACCATGCGCGTCGTGCTGAACGACGGTACCGTGCTGATGCAGCACGAAGTCGAGGAAGGCGATATCTGGCGTGCCTGTCAGACCAAGGACGCGCCGATCCGCGACTGGGTCAAGCTGGCCGTCACCCGCGCCCGCCTGTCGAATACCCCGGCGATTTTCTGGCTCGACCCGGAGCGCGCCCACGATCGCGAGCTTCAGAAGAAAGTTGAAACCTATCTGCAAGACCATGACCTGACCGGCCTGGATATCCGCATGATGGGTTACAACGAAGCCATCCGCGTCAGCATGGAGCGTCTGGTCCGCGGCCAGGACACTATTTCGGTTACCGGTAACGTACTACGCGACTACCTGACCGATCTGTTCCCGATCATGGAACTCGGCACCTCGGCCAAGATGCTCTCGATCGTCCCGCTGATGGCCGGTGGCGGCATGTACGAGACGGGCGCTGGCGGCTCGGCGCCCAAGCACGTGCAGCAGCTAATTGAAGAAAACCATCTGCGCTGGGATTCGCTCGGTGAATTCCTGGCGCTTGCGGTATCACTGGAAGAAACTGGAATCAAGACAGACAACGCGAAAGCTAAACTGTTGGGCAAAACGCTGGACGCCGCCACCGGCAAGCTGCTCGACAACAACAAGTCGCCATCGCGTCGCACCGGCGAGCTGGATAACCGCGGCAGCCATTTCTACTTGGCGCTGTACTGGGCCCAGGAACTGGCGGCACAAACCGAAGATATGGAGCTGCAGACTCACTTCGCACCGCTGGCCAAGCAGCTGAACGAAAACGAAGCAGCTATCGTTGCTGAACTTGCAGAAGTCCAGGGCAAGCCAGTAAACATTGGTGGCTACTACCGCTCCAACCCGGAGCTTACCAGCCAGGTAATGCGTCCAAGCGCGACCTTCAACGCGGCACTCGCCGCAATGGTCTGA
- a CDS encoding NUDIX hydrolase, whose amino-acid sequence MTWNPHITVATIVEADGRFLMVEESKGGRLVLNQPAGHLEPNETLRQAAVRETLEETGWEVELNGVVGIYLYTAPSNGVTYQRVCFAANPVHHHPQRELDTGIVGAHWMSRDELSAQPERWRSELILRCIDDYLAGPTYDLTVVRD is encoded by the coding sequence ATGACCTGGAACCCCCACATCACAGTCGCGACCATCGTCGAAGCAGATGGCCGCTTTCTCATGGTCGAGGAATCGAAAGGTGGTCGACTGGTGCTGAATCAGCCGGCAGGCCATCTCGAACCCAACGAAACGCTGCGGCAAGCAGCGGTGCGCGAGACACTCGAGGAAACAGGATGGGAGGTCGAGCTGAACGGCGTGGTTGGCATCTACCTCTACACTGCGCCGAGCAATGGCGTGACCTATCAGCGTGTCTGCTTTGCGGCCAATCCGGTTCATCATCACCCGCAGCGTGAACTCGACACCGGTATTGTCGGCGCTCACTGGATGTCTCGTGATGAATTGTCAGCGCAGCCGGAACGCTGGCGCAGCGAACTCATCCTCCGCTGCATCGACGACTATCTGGCGGGGCCGACATACGACCTGACCGTGGTACGCGACTGA
- the mnmA gene encoding tRNA 2-thiouridine(34) synthase MnmA: protein MSVAPENPRVIVGMSGGVDSSVSALLLLEQGYQVEGLFMKNWEEDDGTEYCTAREDLADAQAVCDRLGIRLHTANFAAEYWDNVFEHFLAEYKAGRTPNPDILCNREIKFKAFLDYALALGADLIATGHYVRRRDTDGRSELLKGLDPNKDQSYFLHAVGGEQLSKTLFPVGELEKPAVRALAEKHGLATAKKKDSTGICFIGERRFSDFLKQYLPAQPGDIETIDGETIGRHHGLMYHTIGQRQGLGIGGLKDAGDEPWYVLSKDLERNVLVVGQGNDHPWLFSRALLVSEMYWVNPLELSAPLRLTAKVRYRQSDQLCTLEQTANGYRAIFDDPQRAVTPGQSVVFYDGEVCLGGGVIETAEPWFAGVRP from the coding sequence ATGTCCGTTGCTCCTGAAAACCCTCGCGTCATAGTCGGTATGTCCGGTGGCGTCGATTCTTCGGTTTCCGCTCTGCTTCTGCTCGAACAGGGGTATCAGGTTGAAGGCCTGTTCATGAAGAACTGGGAGGAAGATGACGGCACCGAGTACTGCACCGCACGCGAGGATCTGGCCGATGCTCAGGCCGTCTGCGATCGGCTCGGCATCAGGCTGCATACCGCTAACTTCGCGGCTGAATACTGGGACAACGTATTCGAGCATTTCTTGGCCGAATACAAGGCTGGGCGAACGCCCAACCCGGACATCCTGTGCAACCGCGAGATCAAGTTCAAAGCCTTTCTGGACTATGCTCTGGCGCTGGGTGCGGACCTGATCGCCACTGGCCATTACGTACGCCGCCGCGACACCGACGGACGCAGCGAGCTCCTCAAGGGCCTCGACCCGAACAAAGACCAAAGCTACTTTCTTCATGCCGTGGGCGGCGAGCAGCTGAGCAAGACATTGTTTCCCGTCGGCGAACTGGAAAAACCAGCCGTCCGCGCCCTGGCCGAAAAACATGGCCTCGCGACGGCGAAAAAGAAGGACTCGACGGGTATCTGCTTTATTGGTGAACGCCGGTTCAGCGATTTCCTCAAGCAATACTTGCCAGCCCAGCCCGGCGATATCGAGACCATCGACGGCGAAACCATCGGTCGCCACCACGGCCTCATGTATCACACCATCGGTCAGCGGCAGGGGCTGGGCATTGGCGGCCTCAAGGATGCCGGCGATGAACCCTGGTACGTATTGAGCAAGGATCTCGAACGCAACGTACTCGTGGTGGGACAGGGCAACGATCACCCTTGGCTGTTCTCCCGCGCCCTGCTCGTCTCCGAGATGTATTGGGTCAATCCGTTGGAGCTGTCCGCACCTCTACGCCTCACCGCTAAGGTTCGATATCGCCAGAGCGATCAGCTCTGCACCTTGGAGCAGACAGCCAATGGCTACCGAGCCATATTCGATGACCCTCAACGCGCCGTCACGCCTGGGCAGTCCGTGGTGTTTTACGACGGCGAGGTCTGCCTCGGTGGTGGCGTCATCGAAACTGCCGAACCCTGGTTTGCCGGAGTTCGCCCATGA
- the purB gene encoding adenylosuccinate lyase: MQLSTLTAVSPVDGRYAGKTSALRPIFSEFGLIRCRVQVEVRWLQRLAAHSGIPEVAPFSSEANALLNQLAENFELAHAERVKEFERTTNHDVKAVEYLLKEQAKQLPELAKVNEFIHFACTSEDINNLSHALMLREGRDNVLLPVMRQLADAIRALAVEHADVPMLSRTHGQPASPTTLGKELANVVYRLERQIAQVEAVPLLGKINGAVGNYNAHLSAYPEVDWEANARAFIEDDLGLTWNPYTTQIEPHDYIAELFDAVARFNTILIDFDRDIWGYISLGYFKQRTVAGEIGSSTMPHKVNPIDFENSEGNLGIANALLQHLASKLPISRWQRDLTDSTVLRNLGVGFAHSLIAYEASLKGIGKLELNQARIAEDLDNCWEVLAEPIQTVMRRYAIENPYEKLKELTRGKGISPEALQTFIESLDIPAEAKAELRKLTPAGYIGNAAAQAKRI, from the coding sequence ATGCAGCTTTCCACGCTCACCGCGGTTTCCCCCGTCGATGGCCGCTACGCCGGCAAAACCAGCGCCCTGCGCCCTATTTTCAGCGAGTTTGGTCTGATTCGCTGCCGCGTTCAGGTCGAGGTGCGTTGGTTGCAGCGTCTGGCCGCGCACAGCGGTATCCCAGAAGTCGCGCCCTTCTCCTCGGAAGCCAATGCGCTGCTCAATCAATTGGCTGAAAACTTCGAGTTGGCGCATGCCGAGCGGGTCAAAGAGTTCGAGCGCACCACCAACCATGATGTGAAGGCGGTGGAGTACCTGCTGAAAGAGCAGGCCAAGCAACTGCCAGAACTGGCTAAAGTAAACGAATTCATCCACTTCGCCTGCACGAGCGAGGACATCAACAATCTGTCCCATGCATTGATGCTGCGTGAAGGCCGCGACAACGTACTGCTGCCAGTGATGCGCCAGCTGGCCGATGCCATTCGCGCGCTGGCGGTCGAGCACGCCGATGTTCCCATGTTGTCCCGCACCCATGGCCAGCCCGCTTCGCCAACCACCCTGGGCAAGGAGTTGGCCAATGTGGTCTATCGCCTCGAGCGACAGATCGCACAGGTCGAAGCCGTTCCGCTGCTGGGTAAAATCAACGGTGCTGTCGGCAACTACAACGCGCACCTGTCTGCCTATCCCGAGGTCGACTGGGAAGCCAACGCGCGCGCGTTTATCGAAGATGACCTGGGCCTGACCTGGAACCCCTACACCACTCAGATCGAACCTCACGATTACATCGCGGAGTTATTCGATGCTGTGGCGCGCTTCAATACCATCCTCATCGACTTCGACCGCGACATCTGGGGCTACATCTCGCTGGGCTATTTCAAGCAACGCACCGTTGCCGGTGAAATCGGCTCCTCGACAATGCCGCACAAGGTTAACCCGATCGATTTCGAGAACTCCGAAGGTAATCTGGGAATCGCCAACGCCCTGCTACAGCACTTGGCGAGCAAACTACCGATTTCCCGTTGGCAGCGAGACCTGACCGACTCCACAGTCCTGCGTAACCTTGGCGTCGGCTTTGCCCACAGTCTCATCGCTTACGAGGCGAGCCTCAAAGGTATTGGCAAGCTGGAACTCAACCAGGCGCGTATCGCCGAAGACCTCGACAATTGCTGGGAAGTGCTGGCTGAGCCGATCCAGACGGTGATGCGCCGCTACGCCATCGAAAATCCCTACGAGAAGCTCAAAGAGCTGACCCGAGGCAAAGGCATCAGCCCCGAGGCCCTGCAGACTTTCATCGAGAGCCTGGATATACCGGCCGAAGCCAAAGCCGAGCTGCGCAAGCTCACCCCGGCTGGCTACATCGGCAACGCGGCCGCCCAGGCCAAGCGGATCTGA
- the clpA gene encoding ATP-dependent Clp protease ATP-binding subunit ClpA, with the protein MLNRELEVTLNLAFKEARTKRHEFMTVEHLLLALLDNEAAATVLRACGASLDKLRHDLQEFIDSTTPLIPQHDEERETQPTLGFQRVLQRAVFHVQSSGKREVTGANVLVAIFSEQESQAVFLLKQQNVARIDVVNYIAHGISKVPGDNGNPDGDSEMQDEEGGESATSGNPLDAYASNLNELARQGRIDPLVGREHEVERVAQILARRRKNNPLLVGEAGVGKTAIAEGLAKRIVDNQVPELLANSVVYSLDLGALLAGTKYRGDFEKRFKALLNELRKRPQAVLFIDEIHTIIGAGAASGGVMDASNLLKPLLSSGEIRCIGSTTFQEFRGIFEKDRALARRFQKVDVSEPSVEDTIGILRGLKGRFEQHHSIEYSDESLRAAAELASRYINDRHMPDKAIDVIDEAGAFQRLQPEDKRVARIDVEQVEDIVAKIARIPPKHVSTSDKELLRNLERDLKLTVFGQDDAIDSLATAIKLSRAGLKAPDKPVGSFLFAGPTGVGKTEAARQLARALGIELVRFDMSEYMERHTVSRLIGAPPGYVGFDQGGLLTEAITKQPHCVLLLDEIEKAHPEVFNLLLQVMDHGTLTDNNGRKADFRNVILIMTTNAGAETAARASIGFTHQDHASDAMEVIKKSFTPEFRNRLDTIIQFGRLSHEVIKSIVDKFLIELQTQLEDKHVTLEVSDAARGWLAERGYDVQMGARPMARLIQDKIKRPLAEEILFGELAEHGGVVHIDIRDGEPFFEFETSAELA; encoded by the coding sequence ATGTTGAACCGTGAGCTCGAAGTCACTCTGAATCTGGCTTTCAAGGAGGCTCGTACCAAGCGTCATGAGTTCATGACGGTCGAGCATCTTCTGTTAGCTCTGCTGGATAACGAAGCGGCCGCAACGGTGTTGCGCGCTTGCGGGGCCAGCCTCGATAAATTGCGCCATGACCTACAGGAATTCATCGATTCCACCACGCCGCTGATTCCCCAGCATGACGAAGAACGCGAAACCCAGCCAACCTTGGGTTTCCAGCGAGTGCTTCAGCGGGCGGTTTTCCATGTACAGAGTTCTGGCAAGCGCGAAGTCACTGGTGCGAATGTGCTGGTTGCGATCTTCAGCGAACAGGAAAGCCAAGCGGTGTTCTTGCTAAAACAGCAGAACGTCGCTCGTATCGACGTCGTCAATTACATTGCTCACGGCATTTCCAAGGTGCCGGGTGATAACGGCAATCCTGACGGCGATTCGGAAATGCAGGATGAGGAGGGTGGAGAGTCCGCCACTTCGGGCAACCCGCTCGATGCCTATGCCAGCAATCTCAACGAGCTGGCTCGCCAAGGCCGTATAGATCCACTCGTTGGCCGAGAGCATGAAGTCGAGCGAGTCGCGCAGATCCTGGCGCGTCGTCGCAAGAACAATCCCTTGTTGGTTGGCGAGGCTGGCGTCGGTAAGACTGCGATTGCCGAGGGCTTGGCAAAACGCATCGTAGACAACCAAGTGCCGGAGCTGCTTGCCAACAGCGTTGTTTACTCTCTGGATCTCGGTGCCTTACTGGCCGGTACCAAATACCGGGGCGATTTCGAGAAGCGCTTCAAGGCGCTCCTGAATGAGCTGCGCAAGCGTCCCCAAGCCGTTCTGTTTATTGATGAGATTCACACGATCATCGGAGCTGGCGCGGCTTCGGGTGGTGTGATGGATGCCTCCAATTTGCTCAAGCCGCTGCTTTCGTCCGGAGAGATTCGCTGTATCGGGTCGACCACGTTTCAGGAGTTCCGCGGCATCTTCGAAAAGGATCGTGCTCTGGCTCGACGCTTCCAGAAGGTCGATGTGTCTGAGCCGTCCGTCGAGGACACCATCGGCATCCTGCGTGGCTTGAAGGGGCGTTTCGAGCAGCATCACAGCATCGAGTACAGCGATGAATCGCTCCGGGCTGCTGCAGAACTGGCTTCGCGCTATATCAACGATCGGCATATGCCGGACAAGGCGATCGATGTGATCGACGAGGCGGGAGCATTCCAGCGCCTACAGCCGGAAGATAAGCGCGTCGCTCGAATCGATGTGGAGCAGGTTGAAGATATCGTTGCCAAGATCGCGCGGATTCCACCCAAGCATGTCAGTACGTCTGACAAAGAGCTATTGCGCAATCTGGAGCGTGATCTGAAGCTGACCGTTTTCGGTCAGGACGATGCGATCGATTCGCTCGCCACGGCCATCAAGCTGTCGCGTGCCGGGCTGAAAGCGCCTGACAAGCCTGTGGGCTCATTCCTGTTCGCTGGCCCTACCGGCGTCGGCAAGACGGAGGCGGCGCGGCAGCTGGCGCGGGCGTTGGGTATCGAATTGGTGCGCTTCGACATGTCCGAATACATGGAGCGTCATACCGTGTCGCGGCTGATCGGTGCTCCGCCCGGCTACGTCGGTTTCGATCAGGGTGGGCTGTTGACCGAGGCTATCACCAAGCAACCGCACTGCGTGCTCCTCCTTGATGAGATAGAGAAGGCCCATCCAGAGGTATTCAATCTGCTGCTGCAGGTGATGGATCACGGGACGCTGACGGATAACAACGGCCGCAAAGCCGATTTCCGCAACGTCATTCTGATCATGACCACCAATGCTGGTGCGGAAACGGCAGCACGCGCTTCGATTGGTTTCACTCATCAGGATCACGCATCCGATGCGATGGAGGTGATCAAGAAGAGCTTTACGCCGGAGTTCCGCAACCGCCTGGACACCATTATCCAGTTCGGCCGCTTGAGTCACGAAGTCATCAAGAGCATCGTTGACAAGTTCCTCATCGAACTGCAGACGCAGCTCGAGGACAAGCACGTCACGCTTGAGGTGTCCGACGCAGCGCGTGGTTGGTTGGCCGAGCGTGGTTACGACGTCCAAATGGGCGCGCGGCCGATGGCTCGTCTAATTCAGGATAAGATCAAGCGGCCGTTGGCCGAGGAAATCCTTTTCGGTGAGTTGGCGGAGCACGGTGGTGTAGTGCACATCGATATTCGCGATGGCGAGCCATTCTTCGAGTTTGAAACCTCGGCTGAATTGGCTTAA
- the clpS gene encoding ATP-dependent Clp protease adapter ClpS — protein sequence MRASPTFQLIFNQDRPKPLDDDSSGLAVEEAKPQLKAPPMFKVVMFNDDYTPMDFVVEVLEGIFNHNREVATRIMLAVHTEGRAVCGVYTRDVAETKAMQVNQYARECQHPLLCEIEKDG from the coding sequence ATGCGTGCATCTCCAACATTTCAACTAATATTCAATCAGGATCGTCCAAAACCGTTGGATGACGACTCTTCCGGCTTGGCGGTCGAAGAAGCCAAGCCGCAACTGAAGGCACCACCGATGTTCAAAGTTGTCATGTTTAATGACGACTACACGCCGATGGATTTCGTCGTGGAGGTGCTCGAAGGAATTTTCAATCACAATCGGGAGGTCGCCACCAGAATCATGCTGGCGGTTCATACCGAAGGACGAGCCGTCTGTGGTGTTTACACGCGAGACGTCGCAGAAACCAAAGCGATGCAGGTCAATCAATATGCAAGGGAGTGCCAGCACCCGTTGCTTTGTGAGATCGAGAAGGACGGTTAA